A region from the Cervus elaphus chromosome 10, mCerEla1.1, whole genome shotgun sequence genome encodes:
- the VGF gene encoding neurosecretory protein VGF, with product MKSLRLPATILFCLLLLIKGLGAAPPGHPEAQPPPPSSEHKEPVAGDAVLGPKDVSALEVRAARNSEPQDEGELFQGVDPRALAAVLLQALDRPASPPAPGGSQQRPEEETAESLLTETVRSQTHSLPAPETQAPAAPPRPQTQENGAEAADPSEELEALASLLQELRDFSPSSAKRQQETAAAETETRTHTLTRVNLESPGPERVWRASWGEFQARVPERAPLPPPAPPQFQARVPESGPLPDVHQLGEGGSSPKTHLGEALAPLSKAYQGLAAPFPKARRPETSLLGGTEAGERLLQQGLAQVEAGRRQAEATRQAAAQEERLADLASDLLLQYLLQGGARQRGLGGRGLQEEEGGGQETARQQEEAEQERRGGEERVGEEDEEAAEAEAEAEEAERARQNALLFAEEEDGEAGAEDKRSQEETPGHRRKEAEGAEEGGAEDEDDDEEMDPQTIDSLIELSTKLHLPADDVVSIIEEVEEKRKRKKNAPPEPVPPPRAAPAPTHARSPQPPPPAPAPAREELPDWNEVLPPWDREEDEVFSPGPYHPFPNYIRPRTLQPPAASRRRHYHHALPPSRHYPDREAQARRAQEEAEAEERRLQEQEELENYIEHVLLRRP from the coding sequence ATGAAATCGCTCAGGTTGCCGGCTACTATCCTCTTCTGCCTGCTCCTACTGATCAAGGGGTTGGGAGCAGCGCCCCCCGGGCACCCTGAGGCTCAGCCACCTCCTCCCAGCTCTGAGCATAAAGAGCCGGTAGCTGGGGACGCAGTGCTCGGGCCGAAGGATGTTAGCGCCCTAGAGGTCCGAGCCGCTCGAAATTCAGAGCCGCAGGACGAGGGAGAGCTTTTCCAGGGCGTGGATCCCCGGGCGCTGGCCGCGGTGCTGCTGCAGGCACTCGACCGCCCGGCCTCGCCCCCGGCGCCCGGCGGCTCCCAGCAGCGGCCAGAGGAAGAAACAGCAGAATCTCTGCTGACCGAGACCGTGCGCAGCCAGACCCACAGTCTCCCAGCGCCAGAGACCCAGGCGCCCGCGGCCCCTCCTCGCCCTCAGACTCAGGAGAATGGTGCCGAGGCTGCCGACCCCTCGGAGGAGCTCGAAGCGCTAGCTTCCCTGCTTCAGGAACTGAGAGATTTCAGTCCGAGCAGCGCCAAACGTCAGCAAGAGACGGCAGCAGCAGAGACGGAAACCCGCACGCACACGCTGACCCGAGTCAACCTGGAGAGCCCCGGGCCAGAGCGCGTGTGGCGCGCTTCCTGGGGAGAGTTCCAGGCGCGCGTCCCAGAGCGCGCGCCCCTGCCGCCCCCTGCTCCCCCGCAATTCCAGGCGCGTGTGCCAGAGAGCGGACCCCTTCCCGATGTCCACCAGTTAGGGGAAGGAGGGTCCTCCCCCAAAACACACCTAGGTGAGGCATTGGCACCCTTGTCCAAGGCGTACCAAGGCCTGGCCGCTCCCTTTCCCAAGGCGCGCCGGCCGGAGACCTCCCTCCTGGGCGGCACTGAGGCGGGGGAGCGCCTTCTACAGCAAGGGCTGGCGCAGGTAGAAGCCGGGCGGCGGCAGGCGGAGGCCACCCGGCAGGCGGCGGCGCAGGAAGAGCGGCTGGCCGACCTCGCCTCCGACCTGCTGCTCCAGTATTTGCTGCAGGGCGGGGCTCGGCAGCGCGGCCTGGGGGGTCGGGGGctgcaagaggaggaggggggcgGGCAAGAGACTGCGAGGCAGCAGGAGGAGGCGGAGCAGGAGAGACGCggcggggaggagagggtgggggaggaggatgaggaggCGGCGGAGGCGGAGGCGGAGGCGGAGGAGGCGGAGAGGGCGAGACAGAACGCGCTCCTGTTCGCCGAGGAGGAGGACGGCGAAGCCGGAGCCGAAGACAAGCGCTCCCAGGAGGAGACGCCCGGCCACCGACGAAAGGAGGCCGAGGGGGCAGAGGAGGGCGGGGCGGAGGACGAGGACGACGACGAAGAGATGGACCCGCAGACGATCGATAGCCTCATTGAGCTGTCCACCAAACTCCACCTGCCCGCGGACGACGTGGTCAGCATCATCGAGGAGGTGGAAGAGAAGCGGAAGCGGAAGAAGAACGCCCCTCCCGAGCCTGTGCCGCCCCCCAGGGCCGCTCCGGCCCCCACTCACGCCCGCTCCCcgcagcccccgccccccgcccccgcccccgcccgggaAGAGCTGCCCGACTGGAACGAGGTGCTCCCGCCGTGGGATCGGGAGGAGGACGAGGTGTTTTCCCCGGGGCCCTACCACCCTTTCCCCAACTACATCCGGCCGCGGACGCTGCAGCCGCCGGCCGCCTCGCGCCGTCGCCACTACCACCACGCCCTGCCGCCTTCGCGCCACTATCCCGACCGGGAGGCCCAGGCGCGGCGCGCGCAGGAGGAGGCGGAGGCCGAGGAGCGCCGGCTGCAGGAGCAGGAGGAGCTGGAGAATTACATCGAGCACGTGCTGCTCCGGCGCCCGTGA